The Microvirga thermotolerans sequence CGTGGGCTCGCCGATGATGGCGGCCTTGGGGAGCGGCAGCTCGCGCCCCATGCGGCGGATGGTGTCCACCACGCCGAGACAGGTCGTCTCCTCGTCGTAGGACAGCATGATGTTGATCGGGGTCTTCAGGTTCGCGGCCAGGAAATCCGGCACGAGGGCGAGCGCCAGCGCATCGAAGGCCTTCATGTCGACCGCGCCGCGCCCGTAGGCGCGCCCGTTCTCGACCCGGAGTGCGAAGGGATCCGACGTCCAGGCCTGGCCCGTCACCGGCACGACGTCGGTGTGGCCCGAGAGCACGATGCCGCTCCTGTCGCTGGGCCCGACGGTCGCATAGAGCGCGGCCTTGTCGCCCGCCGCGTTCGGCACGCGCACGAAGGGCACGTCCCAGCTCCGCAGGTAGTCCTCGACGAATTCGATGAGCGGCAGGTTGGACTTGGAGCTCTCCGTATCGAACGAGACGAGCTTCGCGAGCATTTCGAGCGGCGTCAGCCGCTGACCTTTGGGGGACATGCAAACCTCAGTGGACCACGCGTTTCGTGTGCGGGCTGTCGAGTGAGAAGGCAGGGATTTCGGCGTTGAAGGTTTCGCCGCTGCTCGTTTCCATCACATAGCAGCCCTGCATGGTGCCGCTCGGCGTCGTCAGCGGGCAGCCGCTGGTGTAGCTGTAGCTCTCCCCGGGGCCGAGGACGGGCTGCTCGCCCACCACGCCGGCTCCGCGGACCTCCTGCGTCTGCCCGCGCTCGTCGACGATCTTCCAGTAGCGGGCGCGCAGTTGCACCCGCTCGAGGCCGGTGTTGATGATCTCCACCGTATAGGCGAAGAAATAGCGGTTGTCGGCAGGGGACGACTCTTCCGGCATGTAGCGGGGTGTCACGGTGATGCTGATGCCGCGTGTGACAGCCTTGTACATGGTACTCCCTCGAGAGCGCCGCCGCGGGAACGATGGAAGGCGGCCCTGGAGACGTGGTAAGGCGGGCTTGGGTCCTCGTCAATCGAGGGGAGACAGGGATGCCCCAGGGCGACCGGCGCACCCCCGGCATCGCGGGCCCACATCCGCGAGCGCGGTTGCCGGATCGTCAATCCGCCCTGAGGGCCCTCACGCCGCCCCTAAAGGTACCGGCTGTGAATTTGCGTTCGCGCCCGGTGCCTCAAGTTTTGACTTAGCGCATCTTTTTGCGCAAAACCGGTTCCCACTTCTGCGCTCCATGCTCTAGAGATAAAGCGACGTTTCACCAGGGGAGTGGGCCGAAGCCCGTCGGGAAAGACATGGTTGCGTTGCGGGACGGGATCCAATCGGCCGAAACCATCGTGCGACTGGCGGAGGAGGGGGCGATCAGGCCGGAAGCGCCCTTCGCTCCGGACCAGGTCCAGCCGGCGAGCCTGGACCTGCGGCTCGGGCGGCGGGCCTACCGGGTTCGGGCGAGCTTCCTGCCGGGCCCGCACCATACGGTCCGGGACCGCCTCGCCCAGCTGAGCTTCCATGAGATCGACCTGGGCGCCGGCGCCATCCTGGAGACCGGCAGCGTCTACATCGCCGAACTCCAGGAGAGCCTCGCGCTGCCTTCCGACCTCTCGGCGGCGGCCAACCCGAAGAGCTCGACGGGCCGGATCGACGTGTTCACCCGGGTCATCACCGACCGGGGACAGGAATTCGACACCATCGGGGCCGGCTACGGGGGGCCGCTCTATGCGGAGATCTCCCCCCGCACCTTTCCCGTGCTGGTGCGGACGGGCACGCGCCTGTCGCAGCTGCGCCTGCGCAAGGGCGAGGTGCGCCTGAACGATGCGGAGCTTCACGCGCTCCACGAGCGGGAGCGCATCGTGACCTCGGCGGAGCCCTCCATTCAGGATGGAGTCGCGGTGAGCGTCGACCTGTCCGGCTTCAACTCGGATGGCCTCATCGGCTACCGCGCCAAGCGCCATACGGGCCTCGTCGACGTGGACAGGCCGGGATCCTGCCGAATCTCGGATTTCTGGGAACCTCTCTACGCGGATGCCAGCCGCACCCTCATCCTCGATCCCGGACAGTTCTATATCCTCGCCTCCAAGGAGGCGGTGCACGTGCCGCCGGACTATGCGGCCGAGATGGTTCCGTTCGACCCGCTCGTGGGGGAGTTCCGGGTTCATTACGCCGGCTTCTTCGATCCTGGGTTCGGCCATGCGCCCGCCGGAGGGGAGGGGGCGCGGGCGGTGCTGGAGGTGCGCTCGCGGGACGTGCCCTTCATCCTGGAGGACGGCCAGATCGTCGGCCGCCTCGTCTATGAGCGCATGGCCGAGCGGCCCCGGGTTCTCTACGGTTCCGGCGCAGGGTCGAACTATCAGGCGCAGGGCCTGAAACTGTCGAAGCACTTCCGCTGATGCCGCGGTGAAGTCCTTCACCCGGCGGGGTTCGGCGACCTCGCGAGCCAGGTGACGGAGAGGAAGGCTCCGATCCAGGAGCCGAAGGCTGCGAACAGCACGTAAATCGCATGTTCCGTGTAGCTGATGACCGCGAAGGCGGAGAGCAGATACCAGATGCCGCTCCAGTTCGCGGCCCTCACGCGCCGTCGCGCCACCACGGCCGCATTGAAGAACACGTAGGCCGCGTCCGTCGTCGCGGTGGCCAGCACGACCCCGAGGGCCACGAGGGAATCGAGTTCGACGCTCATGCGGGACCTCCTGCTGCAACGGGCGAGAGGGGGGATATGCGACCCGCCGCGCAGAAGTCGATGGACAGGGGGCACCCCCCTTTGCTAAGTTCCACGCGCTTCCACCGGCCCCTTGCCGGCATGGTGAGAATGCGGGCGTAGTTCAGAGGTAGAACGTCAGCTTCCCAAGCTGAATGTCGTGGGTTCGATTCCCATCGCCCGCTCCATTCCCTCCTCGAATCGCAATTCCCAGAGGGCCTTTGGCGAGTGCAGGCTCAGGCCTTGCAGGCACGGCCGCCAAATCCCATATTTCCCCTGTGGGGATCGGGCTCGAGCCCGGCCCCTCGCCGCTCTCCCTCCCTCCAGCCGCCAGAGTCCGCTGCGGGATCCGAACCGGTTCTCACGCGGCCTGCGCGGTTTTTGCGGGGAGGGGTGTTGACAATCGCGGCCATCGGAGACATATCCGCGGCCCCGCCGGAATTCTTCCCGGCGAGCTTCAATCTCAAATGATACGGACATGGCCGGGTTCCTCGGAGCTCTGCCCTGCGGCCGTGTCGGATCGAGACCTTCACAAGTCCAGATCCCGAGCACGAACCTCAAATATCGGCCCTTGGTTGGTATCGAGGCTCCTCTGCGAAAATTGAGAAAAGTTATCGAGCAATTCTCATTGCTGGATACTAAGTAACCGCAAGAGTATATACTCTCTGCGAACGTTGAAGCTCGTTTGGATACTGGAGGGCTGGAAGAAAATACTCGGTTCGATGAAAAAAATATTCGAACCGGTGTTGACACCAGAAAGGGTCTCCTGTAGATCAACATCCATCGACGGCGCGGCCAACACGGACGGCGCCGGGGCTTCGGGGGCCGAGAGGGTCGGGTGCGAAAGCGACCGGCCGGCGGCCCGAAGGAAAGCCCGAACGCATCATTCGATGCTGCTCTTTGACAAGTGAATATGAGAGAGAGAAGCGTGGACGGCGGTGTCCTTGCGGGGTTGCCTTTAGGGGCGACCTGAGAAGATACCGACCTGGTCTACGCTTTGGTGAGTACCGCCGCTCTGGGGAGACCTGGGGCGAGCAGGAACTCTGTCAATTTGCGTAGAGTGGAAGTCGAGATCGAATTCTCTTCAACTTGAGAGTTTGATCCTGGCTCAGAACGAACGCTGGCGGCAGGCTTAACACATGCAAGTCGAACGCACCCTTCGGGGTGAGTGGCAGACGGGTGAGTAACGCGTGGGAACGTGCCCTTCAGTTCGGAATAACCCAGGGAAACTTGGGCTAATACCGGATACGTCCGAGAGGAGAAAGATTTATCGCTGAAGGATCGGCCCGCGTCTGATTAGCTAGTTGGTGAGGTAACGGCTCACCAAGGCGACGATCAGTAGCTGGTCTGAGAGGATGATCAGCCACACTGGGACTGAGACACGGCCCAGACTCCTACGGGAGGCAGCAGTGGGGAATATTGGACAATGGGCGCAAGCCTGATCCAGCCATGCCGCGTGAGTGATGAAGGCCTTAGGGTTGTAAAGCTCTTTCGGCGGGGACGATAATGACGGTACCCGCAGAAGAAGCCCCGGCTAACTTCGTGCCAGCAGCCGCGGTAATACGAAGGGGGCTAGCGTTGTTCGGAATCACTGGGCGTAAAGGGCGCGTAGGCGGCCGTTCAAGTCGGGGGTGAAAGCCTGTGGCTCAACCACAGAATTGCCTTCGATACTGTACGGCTCGAGACCGGAAGAGGTAAGTGGAACTGCGAGTGTAGAGGTGAAATTCGTAGATATTCGCAAGAACACCAGTGGCGAAGGCGGCTTACTGGTCCGGTTCTGACGCTGAGGCGCGAAAGCGTGGGGAGCAAACAGGATTAGATACCCTGGTAGTCCACGCCGTAAACGATGAATGCCAGCCGTTGGCGAGCTTGCTCGTCAGTGGCGCAGCTAACGCTTTAAGCATTCCGCCTGGGGAGTACGGTCGCAAGATTAAAACTCAAAGGAATTGACGGGGGCCCGCACAAGCGGTGGAGCATGTGGTTTAATTCGAAGCAACGCGCAGAACCTTACCAGCCTTTGACATGTCCCGTATGAGGAGTGGAGACACGCCTCTTCAGTTCGGCTGGCGGGAACACAGGTGCTGCATGGCTGTCGTCAGCTCGTGTCGTGAGATGTTGGGTTAAGTCCCGCAACGAGCGCAACCCTCGCCTTTAGTTGCCATCATTCAGTTGGGCACTCTAAAGGGACTGCCGGTGATAAGCCGCGAGGAAGGTGGGGATGACGTCAAGTCCTCATGGCCCTTACGGGCTGGGCTACACACGTGCTACAATGGCGGTGACAATGGGCAGCGAAGGGGCGACCTGGAGCTAATCCCAAAAAGCCGTCTCAGTTCGGATTGCACTCTGCAACTCGAGTGCATGAAGGTGGAATCGCTAGTAATCGTGGATCAGAATGCCACGGTGAATACGTTCCCGGGCCTTGTACACACCGCCCGTCACACCATGGGAGTTGGTCTTACCCGACGGCGCTGCGCCAACCGCAAGGGGGCAGGCGACCACGGTAGGGTCAGCGACTGGGGTGAAGTCGTAACAAGGTAGCCGTAGGGGAACCTGCGGCTGGATCACCTCCTTTCTAAGGACGATCCCTCATGGTCGGCGCATAGCCGGTCATCTCGGATCTCTTGGAACACAGGGATCAGTCAGATCCCGATAGGCGGGACATTGCCGTCTTCGCTTCTCTCATCTCACTCCGGACAACAGGTGTCAGGTGTCGCGGCTCGCGACTTGCCGATCGGGAGTTTCGGGCCTGTAGCTCAGGTGGTTAGAGCGCACCCCTGATAAGGGTGA is a genomic window containing:
- the apaG gene encoding Co2+/Mg2+ efflux protein ApaG, with amino-acid sequence MYKAVTRGISITVTPRYMPEESSPADNRYFFAYTVEIINTGLERVQLRARYWKIVDERGQTQEVRGAGVVGEQPVLGPGESYSYTSGCPLTTPSGTMQGCYVMETSSGETFNAEIPAFSLDSPHTKRVVH
- a CDS encoding 2'-deoxycytidine 5'-triphosphate deaminase produces the protein MVALRDGIQSAETIVRLAEEGAIRPEAPFAPDQVQPASLDLRLGRRAYRVRASFLPGPHHTVRDRLAQLSFHEIDLGAGAILETGSVYIAELQESLALPSDLSAAANPKSSTGRIDVFTRVITDRGQEFDTIGAGYGGPLYAEISPRTFPVLVRTGTRLSQLRLRKGEVRLNDAELHALHERERIVTSAEPSIQDGVAVSVDLSGFNSDGLIGYRAKRHTGLVDVDRPGSCRISDFWEPLYADASRTLILDPGQFYILASKEAVHVPPDYAAEMVPFDPLVGEFRVHYAGFFDPGFGHAPAGGEGARAVLEVRSRDVPFILEDGQIVGRLVYERMAERPRVLYGSGAGSNYQAQGLKLSKHFR